Below is a window of Flavobacterium sp. CFS9 DNA.
GAATTTATTATTGCTCCGGACAATTCTGTTTCGATATACACTAAGCAATTTTTGCACGAAGGAGAAGACGATTTTTTTGAATCTTCGTTTGATTATAATCCGATGATTGAAATAGAGAATCAAAAAATTTCATTTGCTATTTGTGCTGATCTTGACAATCCGCTGCATCCGCAAAATGCATGCAAGAGAAAAGCAAGCTTATATATTGCCAGCATTTTCTTTTCGCCAAACGGAATTCCAAATGCTTACAGGCAGTTACAAAGTTATGCTGAGGAACATCAATTGAATGTGCTGATGTCTAATTTCAGCGGAGAATCGTGGGGATCACCATCAGCCGGGCAAAGTGCTTTCTGGAATAATAAAGGTGAACTTGTTAGGCAGATGAACGATACAGATACCGGCCTTTTATTGGTGGAATATCAAAACGAAAACTGGACCGGTAAAGTTGTAAAAAATTAAAAATACAATATAGAAGTCCTAATCAGGGCAGGATAAACTTTAAACCTATCTAACATTTGTTAGGAGAAAAAATAAAAACAATGAACAGAATAACTCAAAAATTACAAGAAGATAAAAAGATCCTTTCTATTTATTTCTCAGCTGGATATCCAAATTTGAATGATACCGTTCAGATCATTCAGGATTTAGAAAAAAATGGTGTTGACTTAATCGAAATTGGCTTGCCTTTCAGCGATCCTTTGGCTGACGGGCCAACCATTCAGGAGAGTTCAACACAAGCACTTCACAATGGAATGACTACCCAAATTCTTTTTGATCAGTTGAAAAACATCCGCGAAAGCGTAAAAATTCCGTTAATCATTATGGGATACTTCAACCCAATGCTGCAATACGGAATCGAAGCATTTTGTAAAAAGTGTGCTGAAATTGGTATCGACGGTTTAATTATTCCCGATTTACCGGTTGATGTTTACGCAGACGAATACAAAGCAATTTTCGAAAAATACGGCTTAATCAATGTCTTCCTGATTACCCCACAAACCTCAGAAGAGCGTATACATTTTATCGACAGCGTTTCAAACGGTTTCATTTATATGGTGAGTTCAGCCAGCGTAACGGGTTCTCAGGCCGGTTTTGGAAATACTCAGGAAAGCTATTTCGAAAGAATTGCAGAACTGAACCTGAAAAACCCTCAAATTGTCGGTTTTGGAATTTCAAACCAGGAAACCTTCAATCAGGCTACTAAATTTGCCAAAGGAGCCATTATCGGAAGCGCGTTTATCAAACACCTGGCAGAGAATGGCAGCGGCAAAATTGCAGAATTTGTTGGAGCAATTCGATAATTTAATGTATTTTACACGGATTTTATAATTTAAAAATCCGTGTATGCATTTATCTTCTTCAATCAATAAAACGGCATTTATTATTCTTCTAAATTTGTTGTTTGGGTCACTCCAGGCACAGCAAAATGAATCTTTAAAAACACCTACAAAACAGGATACCTTAAACGGTTCAATTACTCCCGAAAGAATTTGGTGGGATATTCAGCATTACGACCTCACCTTAAAACCCGATTATCTCCGTAAAAGTATTACTGGAAAAAATGAAATTGAATACAATGTAATTCATTCAAAACATTCTGATTTAATGCAGATTGACTTAGTGAGTCCCCTTAAAATTGATAGTGTTTTTCAAAAAGGAAAAAAAATTGCATACACCCAAAATCAGAACATCTGGTATTTAAAACTTCCGAAAAATCAATCCGAAAAAGGCAACAAAGTACTCATTTACTATTCAGGTAAACCAACAGAATCTATTAAACCACCCTGGGATGGCGGTTTCGTTTGGGCAAAAGATTCCCTCGGGCGTCCATGGATTTCTGTAGCCTGCCAATACAAAGGTGCCAGTTTATGGTATCCCTGCAAAAACACTATGTATGACGAGCCTGATAAAGGAGCCGGTATTAGTATCTCGGTTCCTGATACTTTAATTGCAATTGGAAATGGCCGATTAAAGAGTAAAATCAAAAATCAGGATAATACTTCAACTTATAAATGGGAAGTAAAAAATCCTGTGAGTCACTATGGAATCTCATTTTATGTTGGAAAATATAGCAACATCAGCCAAACTTTTAATGGCGAAAACGGCTCGTTGGATCTGAATTACTGGATATTAGATTACAATAAGGAAAAAGCCAAATCACATCTGATTCCGGAAGTAACTACAACTCTAAAGTCCCTGGAACACTGGTATGGTCCCTATCCTTTTTACGAAGACGGATTTAAAATTGTAGACGCTCCCTATATTGGTATGGAACATCAAAGTGCTATCGCTTACGGCAGTTCTTATAAAAAAGGAACCAACAGAAAAGGCGGTGATATTTCGAACACAGGCTGGGGTAAAAAAACTGATAAAATCGTTGTACATGAAATAGCACACGAATGGTTCGGCAATAACATTACAGCAATAGATATTGCTGACAGATGGCTTCAGGAAGGTTTTGCAGGTCTGGCAGAAGAACTTGTAATTGCAGACTTGTGCGGCAGGAAAGCCGGCAACGAATTTATGGCAGGAAGATTTAGAACTATAGACAATGACAAACCAATTATTGGCAGATATGGGATAAATGAAGATGGCAGTAATGACAACTATGTAAAAGGATGGGCTATCATGCACATGATTGGCAGTATCATTGACAATGATGATAAATTTCGAAAAATATTACGCGGCTTAAATCACGATTTCCATAATAAGACTGTGACCACAAACGAAATCGAAACTTACATAAGCACAAAATCCGGGATTAATTTTGACTATTTATTCGATCAATACCTAAGAACCAATAAAGTACCGGTTTTAGAATATAAATACAAAAACGGTGCACTAAGTTATCGCTACACCCATTGCAATGAAAATTTTGCCATGCCTGTTAAATCAAACTGGTCCAAAGACAATTGGATACACCCTACAACTTCATGGCAATCGTTACCAGTGAACGATAAGGATGCCACTACTGATTTAAAAATCGATCTCAACTTTTACATCACACTTAAAAAAGTAGAATAAACCTAAAATCGCTGCATCCGACAATCAAAAACAGTATACCACTTAGTGTTAATATTTTGTTAAAATAAAATTAAACAACTGTTTAATTTAAACGCTTGTTTAATTTTGTACCCAATTAGAAACACTACCATGTCAGACTTCGAATTAAACGATAAAAAAATTCAGATTTTGGAGGTTGCTGAAAAGCTATTCTCTGAAAAAGGATTTGAAGGGACTTCGATACGGGATATCTCAAAACATGCAAAAATTAATATTGCAATGGTTTCGTATTACTTTGGCTCTAAAGAAAGACTTCTTGAAGCTCTTATTATTTACAAAACTGCCGATTTAAAACTTCAACTTGAAAATTTATTACAGGAAAGTATCGAACCTCTCGATAAAGTCAATAAATTAATCGAAATTTACATCACGAGAATAAGCTGTAACAAAGGGATATTCAGAGTCTTACACTTTGAACTTAACGCTAAAAAAAGAGAAAAAAGCATGATTGCTTTTACAAAACTCAAAAAAGAGAACTTAAAATCTGTGGAGAGCATTATCAGACATGGACAATCTCAGGGTGTATTCAGAAAAGATGTAATCATCCCCCTTATTACTCCTACTATCATCGGAACCTTTTTTCACTTTCACATGAATAGACCTTTTTTTGAGGAGCTATTAAATTTAAAAACGGAAGAGATGTACAACGAGTACATCAAAACCAGTCTTACAAAGCACATTCAACAAACTATAAAAGCGCTACTTGTTTATGAAAATTAGTCAATTAATGCTCTTTGGAATTTTCTTCATCGGAATTACGTCAATAGAAGCACAAGAGAAAACAAGTTTAACCTTAGGCGAGGCCGTACAAATGGCCTGGGAAAAAAGTAACGAAGTTACACTTGCCAACTCTAAGGTAAACACAAAAAAATACGAATTAAAAAGCGTAAAAGACAATCAATATCCGGATATTAAAATTTCCGGTCAATACCAACGTCTTACAAAGGCATCGATTAGTATGCCAAATCAGGGTGAAAATGCATCTATAGCATCTCCGGACAGAGCAATGTTTGGAATGGCAACTTTGAGCCTGCCTTTATTTTCAGGATTCAAAATTCAGAATAGTATTGAGGCCTACGATAACTTATACGAAGCAGAAAATGCTACTGCTGCCAAAACGAAAGAGGATGTTGCTTTAAAAGTAATTACCTATTACACTGCTTTGTATAAAGCTCAAAAAACATTGGATGTTTTAAATGAAAATCAAAAAAGTGCGAAACAACGTGTTACTGATTTTACCGAATTGGAAAAGAATGGAATTATTCCCAGAAATGATTTATTAAAGTCTCAATTACTGGTTTCAAAAACGCAATTATCTATTGATGAAGCCACTAACAATCTTAATAATATCAATTTCTATCTAGCCACTTTATTAAAGTTAGACCCTAACACGAAACTTCAGGTTAATGAAGCTGATTTTTTCAACTTAAAAACAAGCAATGCGCCAACATCAGATGCAATAGCTCTTGAAAACAGAAAAGATCTGGAAGCTATTCGTTTACAGCAAAAAGCTACTGAGTCAAATATCAAAGTAGCAAAGGCAGCCTATTATCCTACATTAGCCTTATTGGGCGGTTATACAGCTCTGGACCTTAAAGACATTATAACGGTAAGATATGCTATGAACTTTGGATTAGGTTTAACTTATGACTTATCCGGAATTTACAAAAACAGTGCTCATGTACGAGTAGCGGAAAGCAAAGCTCTGGAAGTTAAAAATAGTGAGGCTCTAATGACGGATCGTATTAAAGTTGAAGTTCAAAAATCAATTGAAGATTATGATTTGGCTATAAATCAAAGTGTAGTTTATGATGAAGCTCTTCAACAGGCAAGTGAAAATTACAGACTTGTAAAAGATAAGTTTGACAATGGTTTAGCAGATACTAATGATTTGGTTGAAGCTGACGTTGAACAATTAAGCGCTAAAATAAATACCGCTTTATCTAAAGCGACTATTATTCAAAAATATTACGAATTACTTTCGGTATCCGGACAATTATCACAATCATTCAATCTTTCTAAAATATAATCGACAGCTCTCATGGAAAAGAAAAAAACAAATACTAAATTCATCATTATACTAGCCGTTTTGGTTTTAGTGGGCGGAACTTACGGAATAACTAAGTACATGCACTCTTTAGCTCACGAGGAAACGGATGATGCTCAAATCGAGAAAAAAATGAATCCGATTATTCCAAGAGTATCGGGATATATTAGTAAAGTATACGTAAAAGATAATGATTTTGTAAAAAAAGGCGATACGTTGTTTACGATTGATAAAAGAGATTATCAGTTAAAAATCGATGAGGCTAATGCTGCTTTATTAGGTGCTGAAGGACAATACGAAGCTGCAAAAGCTGACATTGGAAGTGCTAATGCAAGCATCTCTGTATCGGATGCACAAATGAGATCGGCAACAGGTTCTATCGAAAGCGCAAAAATCAGATTAAGACAAATTACGAACGATTATAACCGTTACAATAATTTGTACAAAACACATACGATTACAAAACAACAATACGAACAGGCACTATCTGCAAAAGAAGAAGCTGAAAATCAAGTACGTGTTTTACAAGATCAACAAAGAGCGAGTTCTTACCAAAAATCAGTAATTCAATCAAAATCAAAAGTTTCTGACAAACAAACTGAAGTAGCTTCCGCTAATATCAAAAAAGCGAAAACAATGTTGGATGTTGCTCACTTAAATCTTAGCTATACGGTTGTAACTGCTGCAATCGACGGACAGGTTTCTAAAGTAGATATCCAACCGGGACAATTAGTTCAACCGGGACAATCTTTATTCTACATCATCAACAACAATGAAGCTTGGGTTGTGGCTAACTTTAAAGAAACGCAATTGAACAAAATGGTTGCCGGACAAAAAGTAAGTCTAAAAGTGGATGCTTATCCAAACTATGAATTTAAAGGAACTGTAACTTCTTTTTCTCCTGCAACAGGGTCACGTTTTTCTTTATTACCTCCTGATAATGCAACAGGTAACTTCGTAAAAACAATTCAGAGATTGCCTGTAAAAATTAGCTTAGACGAATCAAACGATCCGGAGAAAGTAAAATTACTAAGACCAGGGATGAATGTTGATGTAGATGTACATTTAAAATAAAATAATGGCAGCAGTACAAGCAGACGAAGATTTAGTAGAATACGGATACAGACGTGTCATCATTACGATTACGGCAGTACTTTGTGCCTTGCTTGAAATTGTAGATACGACAATTGTAAACGTAGCACTAACAGACATGCGAGGTAGCCTTGGTGCTACTTTAACTGATGTGGCCTGGGTAATTACAGCATACGCAATTGCGAATGTGATTGTAATTCCGATGACGAGCTGGCTTTCGCAACAATTTGGAAGGCGTAATTATTTTGTGGCTTCTATCATAATATTTACGGTCTGTTCCTTTTTATGCGGAAACGCCACCAATATTTGGGAACTGGTAGCTTTTAGATTTGTTCAGGGTATGGGTGGAGGTGCCTTACTGGTAACAGCACAAACCATTATCACCGAAAGTTATCCTATAGCAAAACGTGGAATGGCTCAGGCTATTTACGGAATGGGGGTAATTGTTGGACCAACTTTAGGACCGCCATTAGGAGGATATTTAGTAGACAACTATTCATGGCCTTATATCTTTTATATTAATATTCCTTTAGGAATTATCGCTACAATTTTAGCGCTAACATTCGTAAGAAGCCCTAAGTATGGAGAAAAATTAAAAGCCAATCAGGTTGACTGGTGGGGAATTATATTACTGGCAGCCTTTATCGGATCTTTACAATTCGTTCTGGAGCATGGGCAACAAGACGATTGGTTCAACGATTCAACTATCATAACTTTAAGTGTGGTTACGGTTTTAGGATTGGTCTTATTTATCTGGAGAGAGCTTACTTATAAATATCCAATCGTAAACTTAAGTGTTCTAAAGGACGGAAATCTTAGAATAGGAACTGTAATGTGTTTCATCCTTGGTTTCGGTCTGTACGGATCGACTTTAATTATCCCAATCTATACGCAATCTATTTTAGGATGGACAGCAACAGATGCCGGATTATTATTGATTCCCGGGTCTATCACTACAGCGGTTATGATGCCTTTTGTCGGGAACATGATTCAGAGAGGAGTTCCTCAGGGATATATGGTTGGAGTAGGATTTCTGGTATTCTTTTTCTTTACCTTTATGATGCAGACCCGTATGACTCCTGATACCGGAGTTGAACATATGTACTGGCCTTTAATTCTACGAGGAATTGGTTTGGGATTACTTTTTGTTCCTATTACTACACTCTCTCTATCTACTTTAAAAGGAAAACATATTGGTGAAGGAGCTGCTTTTACCGGAATGATGAGACAATTAGGAGGTTCGTTTGGTATTGCCATTATTACCACGTTTATTACTCGTTTAGGACAGGAACACCGAGTGAACTTACTAACTAATTTAGATCCTGCGAAATATGAAGTACAGCAGCGTATTGCAGGAATGCAAAGAGCTTTTATGTCTAAAGGATATAGCGCCGATGTTGCACTGAAAAAAGCCTATCAGGCCATTGAATATTCTGTAATGAAACAAAGTACCGTTATGGCCTATATGGACATTTTCATGTATTTAGGAATTATGTTCTTATGCTGCATACCAATTATTCTTTTAATCAAAAAAGGAAAAAACAAGATTAATCCTGCTGATGCAATGCATTAATAATAATTGATTTATAATACGTAAAAACGCCGAGTTCATTCCTGTAACTCGGCGTTTATTTTTTTCAAACAATAATAATTTAACCGCAAAGCGCGCAAAGAATTTATTTCTAAGAAGCTTTAAATATGCAAAGTTCGCAAAGCTTTGTGTAAAAACTTTGCGAACTTTGCGTAAATCATTGTGTTCTTTGCGGTTAAAAGCCTAAGTATCTTAGCATCTTAGTCCCTTAGAACCTTTAAAAAAACCTATCTCGTAAAAACCAGATGATTTCCCTTCGAAAGATTACCATCAAACTGATAACCTTCATAATTAAATCCTTTTAAGTCCTCTATCGTTTCGGCGTTGGTATCAATAATATAACGCACCATCATCCCTCTTGCTTTTTTGGCAAAGAAACTAATCATTTTGAGTTTCCCATCCTTGTAATCTTTAAAATCCGGTGTGATTACAGGAACTTTTAGAGCTTTTACATCTACAGCTGAGAAGTACTCATTACTTGCTAAATTCACAAACAACTCTCCTTTAGACAATTCTTTATTTAGTGCTTTCGTTACGGTTGGTTTCCAAAATTCGTGTAGGTTTTTATACTCCTCTACCGGTAATTTTGTACCCATTTCTAAACGGTAAGCCTGCATTAAATCTAATGGTTTCAAAACCCCATAAAGTCCTGACAGAATTCGGAGTTTACTTTGAAGAACGTCCAGTTTTTCTACCGGAATGGTATAAGCATCCAGACCTGTATAAACGTCTCCATCAAAAGTATAGACCGCCGGACGGGCGTTTTCAGGTGTAAATGGAGTTTTCCACTCCTGATTTCTTTTCCAGTTCAAGTCTGATAATTTAGCTGAAATTGACATTAATTCAGACAACTCAGCAGGTTTTTTAGTCTTTAAGATTTTATGAACCACACGTGCTTCTTTTAAAAAATGAGGTTCTGTATATTGAGTAGTAGGTAATTCTTTCTC
It encodes the following:
- a CDS encoding carbon-nitrogen hydrolase family protein encodes the protein MILTAAQTKPFREDIDSNLLEHYRLVDLAVQNGAQLIAFPEMSITGYEREYAQKLAFQKDDSRLDHLRKLAVENNIVIIAGAPIQIESELFIGEFIIAPDNSVSIYTKQFLHEGEDDFFESSFDYNPMIEIENQKISFAICADLDNPLHPQNACKRKASLYIASIFFSPNGIPNAYRQLQSYAEEHQLNVLMSNFSGESWGSPSAGQSAFWNNKGELVRQMNDTDTGLLLVEYQNENWTGKVVKN
- the trpA gene encoding tryptophan synthase subunit alpha, translating into MNRITQKLQEDKKILSIYFSAGYPNLNDTVQIIQDLEKNGVDLIEIGLPFSDPLADGPTIQESSTQALHNGMTTQILFDQLKNIRESVKIPLIIMGYFNPMLQYGIEAFCKKCAEIGIDGLIIPDLPVDVYADEYKAIFEKYGLINVFLITPQTSEERIHFIDSVSNGFIYMVSSASVTGSQAGFGNTQESYFERIAELNLKNPQIVGFGISNQETFNQATKFAKGAIIGSAFIKHLAENGSGKIAEFVGAIR
- a CDS encoding M1 family metallopeptidase, whose product is MHLSSSINKTAFIILLNLLFGSLQAQQNESLKTPTKQDTLNGSITPERIWWDIQHYDLTLKPDYLRKSITGKNEIEYNVIHSKHSDLMQIDLVSPLKIDSVFQKGKKIAYTQNQNIWYLKLPKNQSEKGNKVLIYYSGKPTESIKPPWDGGFVWAKDSLGRPWISVACQYKGASLWYPCKNTMYDEPDKGAGISISVPDTLIAIGNGRLKSKIKNQDNTSTYKWEVKNPVSHYGISFYVGKYSNISQTFNGENGSLDLNYWILDYNKEKAKSHLIPEVTTTLKSLEHWYGPYPFYEDGFKIVDAPYIGMEHQSAIAYGSSYKKGTNRKGGDISNTGWGKKTDKIVVHEIAHEWFGNNITAIDIADRWLQEGFAGLAEELVIADLCGRKAGNEFMAGRFRTIDNDKPIIGRYGINEDGSNDNYVKGWAIMHMIGSIIDNDDKFRKILRGLNHDFHNKTVTTNEIETYISTKSGINFDYLFDQYLRTNKVPVLEYKYKNGALSYRYTHCNENFAMPVKSNWSKDNWIHPTTSWQSLPVNDKDATTDLKIDLNFYITLKKVE
- a CDS encoding TetR/AcrR family transcriptional regulator, with amino-acid sequence MSDFELNDKKIQILEVAEKLFSEKGFEGTSIRDISKHAKINIAMVSYYFGSKERLLEALIIYKTADLKLQLENLLQESIEPLDKVNKLIEIYITRISCNKGIFRVLHFELNAKKREKSMIAFTKLKKENLKSVESIIRHGQSQGVFRKDVIIPLITPTIIGTFFHFHMNRPFFEELLNLKTEEMYNEYIKTSLTKHIQQTIKALLVYEN
- a CDS encoding TolC family protein, whose protein sequence is MKISQLMLFGIFFIGITSIEAQEKTSLTLGEAVQMAWEKSNEVTLANSKVNTKKYELKSVKDNQYPDIKISGQYQRLTKASISMPNQGENASIASPDRAMFGMATLSLPLFSGFKIQNSIEAYDNLYEAENATAAKTKEDVALKVITYYTALYKAQKTLDVLNENQKSAKQRVTDFTELEKNGIIPRNDLLKSQLLVSKTQLSIDEATNNLNNINFYLATLLKLDPNTKLQVNEADFFNLKTSNAPTSDAIALENRKDLEAIRLQQKATESNIKVAKAAYYPTLALLGGYTALDLKDIITVRYAMNFGLGLTYDLSGIYKNSAHVRVAESKALEVKNSEALMTDRIKVEVQKSIEDYDLAINQSVVYDEALQQASENYRLVKDKFDNGLADTNDLVEADVEQLSAKINTALSKATIIQKYYELLSVSGQLSQSFNLSKI
- a CDS encoding HlyD family secretion protein; the protein is MEKKKTNTKFIIILAVLVLVGGTYGITKYMHSLAHEETDDAQIEKKMNPIIPRVSGYISKVYVKDNDFVKKGDTLFTIDKRDYQLKIDEANAALLGAEGQYEAAKADIGSANASISVSDAQMRSATGSIESAKIRLRQITNDYNRYNNLYKTHTITKQQYEQALSAKEEAENQVRVLQDQQRASSYQKSVIQSKSKVSDKQTEVASANIKKAKTMLDVAHLNLSYTVVTAAIDGQVSKVDIQPGQLVQPGQSLFYIINNNEAWVVANFKETQLNKMVAGQKVSLKVDAYPNYEFKGTVTSFSPATGSRFSLLPPDNATGNFVKTIQRLPVKISLDESNDPEKVKLLRPGMNVDVDVHLK
- a CDS encoding MDR family MFS transporter, which translates into the protein MAAVQADEDLVEYGYRRVIITITAVLCALLEIVDTTIVNVALTDMRGSLGATLTDVAWVITAYAIANVIVIPMTSWLSQQFGRRNYFVASIIIFTVCSFLCGNATNIWELVAFRFVQGMGGGALLVTAQTIITESYPIAKRGMAQAIYGMGVIVGPTLGPPLGGYLVDNYSWPYIFYINIPLGIIATILALTFVRSPKYGEKLKANQVDWWGIILLAAFIGSLQFVLEHGQQDDWFNDSTIITLSVVTVLGLVLFIWRELTYKYPIVNLSVLKDGNLRIGTVMCFILGFGLYGSTLIIPIYTQSILGWTATDAGLLLIPGSITTAVMMPFVGNMIQRGVPQGYMVGVGFLVFFFFTFMMQTRMTPDTGVEHMYWPLILRGIGLGLLFVPITTLSLSTLKGKHIGEGAAFTGMMRQLGGSFGIAIITTFITRLGQEHRVNLLTNLDPAKYEVQQRIAGMQRAFMSKGYSADVALKKAYQAIEYSVMKQSTVMAYMDIFMYLGIMFLCCIPIILLIKKGKNKINPADAMH
- the yaaA gene encoding peroxide stress protein YaaA; amino-acid sequence: MKIVISPAKSLNFEKELPTTQYTEPHFLKEARVVHKILKTKKPAELSELMSISAKLSDLNWKRNQEWKTPFTPENARPAVYTFDGDVYTGLDAYTIPVEKLDVLQSKLRILSGLYGVLKPLDLMQAYRLEMGTKLPVEEYKNLHEFWKPTVTKALNKELSKGELFVNLASNEYFSAVDVKALKVPVITPDFKDYKDGKLKMISFFAKKARGMMVRYIIDTNAETIEDLKGFNYEGYQFDGNLSKGNHLVFTR